The stretch of DNA ATTTATACAAGTGTAAATGCTCGTCATTCCCTGTCTTTCTATGCAAGTTTTGGTGTTAGTTGCTTCACATTGCTTCATGGCATTGATAACTATGTTTTGCGCAGATTTAACCAGATGGACCCTTCCATAAGTGGACGGGGTGCTGAACCTGTATATCGTGATAAAATAAGAGGTCAGAATTTTAGTCAGTTGTTTGTTGATGTTTCTGTTCAATGTATTTGATTTGTTGTCTTTGTGTGCAAAGAAATTTTGAATGATGCTGAATTTTGCAGGAGTACGCATTTCAAAGGAGGAATACTTGAAATCAAAACAGAAAGTAGAAGAAAAACCCAAGGTATTTGGTACTCTGCGTTATTTTTGTAGCATTGTTGTATTGTTTCTAGATTTATAAGGATATTATATCTACTACTATTACAATTACATCAAAAGGACAAGAAACCATGTCATATTTGTTGTCATTTGGTCCCTATGATTGAAGATGAATGTTACTTCtaaaatgtgttaaaataaTCTCTCTTATCTGTTCAGCTTTTTACAAAGCTATTTTTTGATGTATTATGTTGAAGGGTTATAGGCGGACCCctatctctttttctcttttttctttttttttgtatgctACCTTTTATATATGAATACAATGTATACAGAAGTGATCGGCAAGAGACTCACTAAGTTCTCTAAAATCTCAACTGTATGTCAGAACAGTTATGTTATTCATGTTTCCGATAAAAACTGCTAAGCTGAATTTTTAGGTATCTTTGTGATTTTCAGGAGATAGAAATAGAATGGGGCAAAGGCTTAGCTCAAAAGCGTGAAGCTGAGGCTAGGCTGAAGGAACTAGAACTTGAAAAGGAGAAGCCTTTTGCACGAACCaggtatatatataaagtacTTAGAaacatggtttctaaattgttctatattttttatcatagcAACCTATGATGCACAAACATAATAtggggtataaaaaataccatGTATAAAAGGGATACATTGAGTTGGTGacaattattcttaaaattataatgatataagGTGTACATTACAcataaatatgcataaaaaattcatgaaaCATGAATATATTTGCAAAACTAAAATTCCAAACTCATGAAGCACTAACACACTCATCCCACGTAACAAGTACATGTTTAATATTGATATGCTTGGATTCTCTATGAAAACTATCTGTGAATTATTGAAGCTCTTCTTTCTAAAAGGATGTTAAGATCTGATAAGTCTTAGATTAAGGCTGATATGGATAATGGAATAAATAATTTGACACGTCAAGTAAAACTTTCATATTTTGAATCAAATTATTCTTGATTCAGCTATTAAAATGAATGCAACATAACAAGCAATTGTTGGCTCGAATAAACTTCTCCTAGCTTGTGTTAATACCCAATGAGATTAATCCCCTTATCTGTGCAAGTTATATATCTCCTTTGTAATAAATAGGGATTTTAATACTTCTCTACTCgtttcaaattttcttaaacCTGGTAATCTTGTTAAAGAATTTTGTGAGCCAACTCGTGTCTCTCTCTCCTAGACTCTTTAATACCTCAGTGATTATAATATCGAGCCCAATAGCTTTGTCATTATCCATCTTCTTCAATACATATTTTACTTTAGGATCCAGAAGATAAAAGTTTTACTTTTGGTCCATCATTGTATATATTTGGAAGTAATTCCTGCATCATTTCTGGATTATCATGAGATGGTCCTTTTTACACATGTTCAAcatagtttcatttttttagggGGTAATCAGTGTTGTTTATAATTACTTAGTTTACCATGTACCAGCTtggaaatttatttataaattatttgttagttAAAATCCCATCGAGAGCAAGTTCTGGACTGTCATTGAGATGCAATGTTGATGTTTAACTGTGTGAGCTGATGTCATCGATTAAGGTTCCTTTTTCCTTATTGTCTCCGTGTCTCTTATGTTGTATTTGCATTTGTTTCTTACAGAGATGATCCTGAACTAGACAAAATGTTTAAGGAGAGATTAAGGTGGGGTGATCCCATGGCACATCTAGTAAAGGTAATGCAAAACATTTCATGTTGCTTGGTGCGTGAGATGGAGTTTCATCAGTACTTACATGTTTTTGTGCCAATTGCCATTTGCAGAAAAAATATCCAGAGCCTGTTCTTCCAAACTTGGGGGAGAATGAGAAGATGAAAGAATCAGGCTTTGTAGTCCCACAGGATATTCCAAATCACAACTGGTTAAAAAGAGGTTTAGACGCCGCACCAAATCGGTATGGAATAAGACCCGGACGACATTGGGATGGTGTTGATCGCAGTAATGGTTGGTTCATATTCCCTGTACTTTTTGTAGTTTGATTTTTCCTTCCCTTTTCTGATGTAAATAGCCATAAATGATTGACTTATATCATTTTCAGGGTTCGAGAAGGATATGTTTAAGAGAACAAATGAGAGACAAGCTAGAGATAGAGAAGCTTATCTTTGGTCCGTCTCTGATATGTGAAAAGTGGCAGTACAATTACACAAGAGTATTAAGGAATGTGATGCTGACATGTCCATAGGAAAATTATTGAAAAGATGTATCTATCTTAGAAAATCTCCATTTGGTTTGATCAGCATTGTGATATTTTCGAGTTTTTGAGAGGTTATCACATTGTTGTTCCATGTAATTTAGATCATTTTTCACTACTGTAGTTTGAAGATGACTGTCTTTCTCGAGTTTCCTTCGAACTTTCGGGGATCAGTGTTGTTAATTAAagctaaaattgatttttatgatAGTCCAAATTTGAGTCTAACCTTACAGCAAGAGGAGTAAAAATACTCGGGATTTTCATTTAAACATGCATTggacatattttttaaattagtttaaatttatctgataattttaattagattaaaattaattttgtctcagataatacttctaaaatgattaataattttttaattataccgcattttaaaagaaaagactGTGGTTATGTAATGTATTCGTCTATGAAGATCAAAATAATGTCCATTTCAGATTTTGTTAGACTttaggttaaaaaaaaatgatcattTCGTCTTTTCATCGGTACTTTTTTGTCTATTGATATTCACGTACTAATATCAATCACAATTTAGAGAatgatatttcaaaaataatatgtaattaattttgtttggatgataaaataaaattatttgaacagAGGAAATTTATACATACAAAAGTAATATtaacttgttttctttattaagaagtgtaaattataataatttttttacatgacTCTCCCATTTAGTTAGATTGTCATCCTGGGATAGagattgaatataaaaaaaattcttttttcatataattaccctctaaattttaagtttttatttagtccataaattaattttacctttaaaaaactaatttattttttctttataattttctggattttttttataaaacaatttgtCTTAAGTCATATTGGCAACTTATTGGTGTGTCTAGATCCAAAAATAATGAAGTAATGTTTCATCCAACTttgttctctcttttttttttcacataaaagtaattattttataatataattaggaATATATAGagatttattgttttttctgtctcgatattaataaataatggtttatttgattaaatattagCATCAGTACGAATAATGAATGACTTTTTATAAGATATACATAtctgttatttcttttttgttcttaCATTCATccttatcttaaaataataatattttttattgatttagtatttttattaaaaaatgatattaactcaaatatgtttaaattataaaatttaaatcttattttccTAATTCGATATTGTGAAATTAAATCAAACTTAAAGTtaactttctttattttgtgaaataatcatttgacaaatattttaatgtatacataatgaaaataaacacaatttcatcataattataaatttgattttaaaacagaaacaaaaatatttaaattcctTCTCTATTCATATATTCGTACTGTGATgtacagaaaataaaaatagtaaaaaaaagtttaattatatttgttttatcgTATTTTTTGTTAGTGTGTCTAGTCATCACaatttaaatttggttaaaGCTAATGTAACGGAAACAACAACATTATTCAAATGGAAAGAAAATtgagatataattaaataaaaacaattaaatatttaatttgagtaccaattaaatctttatatattttacaaaagttaAATTTCTTAACTACATTTTATAGCACTAATTTCAACcactaaaattgatatataaaaagagagtcgaattttaatagaaaaaaaaaaatgataatttcaCATCATTCTTCATATCATAAATAATCGTTATCATAATTGTAaattttctcttccttctctcttctcttcctTCCAAAATCATTATTCTCTCTCTAGATTGAATGTTGAACGTCGTCAGGGTTTGATGGTGACGGTGCATTCTCAACCTCTCATTCTCGATGTACAAAGGTACCACTTTATTTCTGATTATACATTAggatctcaatttttttttggataatctttaattttgttaaataatctttaattttgttaggtAATATTTAAACTATGTGTTAGATTAtggagttatttttatttaacaaagtgataggatattttatatttggtgaattaaatttaagttaattagttgttattttagttagttGGAATATCTAAGATTTAGTTTGATAATATGACATATTAGATAAGATTAGattatattaagatttagtttggtttgtt from Vigna unguiculata cultivar IT97K-499-35 chromosome 8, ASM411807v1, whole genome shotgun sequence encodes:
- the LOC114193405 gene encoding pre-mRNA-splicing factor cwf26-like, giving the protein MFKERLRWGDPMAHLVKKKYPEPVLPNLGENEKMKESGFVVPQDIPNHNWLKRGLDAAPNRYGIRPGRHWDGVDRSNGFEKDMFKRTNERQARDREAYLWSVSDM